A region of Carassius auratus strain Wakin chromosome 41, ASM336829v1, whole genome shotgun sequence DNA encodes the following proteins:
- the LOC113059956 gene encoding transient receptor potential cation channel subfamily V member 5-like isoform X1 — protein sequence MMGEDRKIWTTDTSRNSIESFWSETPPETMSPAISRTAAGEINHWWSQLKYRLQHRKGWNEMLDETFLMQNKKVNDIPLFSATKENNAASIKKLLDCSSTNIFERGELGETALHVAAMNDNFQAAVALMDGAPELINEPMTSELYHGLTALHIAAVNQNINLVRELISRGGDVVVPRVTGMYFRKRRGGLLYFGEHILAFASCVGNEEIIYMLIKAGANIRAQDSLGNTILHLLVLQPNKTTACQIFDMLMTQDADSDPAIPLDMVPNSRGLTPFKLAAKEGNIVVFQHLANHRRVIQWSLGPLSSYLYDLTEVDSREDDLSVLEIIVSSQKREARRILELTPVRQLVRLKWNLYGKHYFRLLMLVYLLYISIFTLCCINRPLKDIPDNYTKADNDQTIKVQKSFMESYQTYKDHLRLIGEIISVIGAIVILLIEIPSILRVGAKRYFGQSALGGPFHITLIGYAILVVILCVLRTTGIAEELVPMSWALILGWSNVMYFARGFEMLGPYVIVIQKTIFGDMTKFMWLSLIFLIGSSSALWVYYITQDPSALPSYRSFPITLFTQFEMSIGLIDLQVDNTLYTHPVVHTIHIYFSVTSYILLFNLLIAMMSDTQWRVTQERDELWRTQVVATNLMLERKLPLRLWPRLGICGLAFGLGKRWYLRVEGRNDPLVQKMKRYIDAFSKKGEPDKEEEAGKSDPGNDPQQTNFIVENRPKIQRRPIKCWQLIRQSIECEKEENGDCPDISYV from the exons ATGATGGGCGAGGACCGAAAAATATGGACCACGGACACATCTCGCAACTCCATAGAG TCTTTTTGGTCTGAAACTCCTCCAGAAACCATGTCTCCAGCCATCTCCAGAACTGCTGCAGGGGAGATCAACCATTGGTGGAGCCAACTAAAGTACCGCCTTCAGCATAGAAAAGGATGGAACGAAATGTTGGATGAGACCTTCCTCATGCAGAACAAAAA AGTAAATGACATCCCCCTGTTTTCCGCCACTAAGGAGAATAATGCAGCTAGTATAAAGAAACTGCTTGACTGTTCATCAACTAATATCTTTGAGAGAG GTGAACTTGGAGAGACGGCTCTGCATGTTGCTGCGATGAATGATAATTTTCAAGCGGCTGTGGCATTAATGGATGGAGCACCAGAGCTTATCAACGAGCCCATGACCTCGGAACTCTACCATG GTTTAACAGCCCTTCACATTGCTGCTGTTAACCAGAATATTAACTTAGTCCGGGAGTTGATAAGCAGAGGAGGTGATGTGGTGGTACCCAGGGTCACAGGCATGTACTTCCGCAAAAGAAGAGGAGGACTTCTGTACTTTG GTGAACACATCCTGGCATTTGCGAGCTGTGTGGGTAatgaagaaattatatatatgctGATAAAAGCTGGGGCTAATATTCGGGCCCAGGATTCCCTTG GTAATACCATCCTTCATCTGTTGGTTTTGCAGCCCAATAAAACAACTGCATGTCAGATTTTCGACATGTTGATGACACAAGATGCAGATTCGGACCCCGCTATCCCTCTAGACATGGTACCTAACTCCAGGGGCCTCACACCATTCAAACTCGCTGCGAAGGAGGGCAACATCGTG GTCTTCCAGCACTTGGCTAACCACAGGCGGGTCATTCAGTGGAGTCTGGGACCATTGTCCTCCTACCTTTATGACCTCACTGAGGTTGACTCCAGGGAGGATGACCTCTCAGTGCTTGAGATCATTGTCAGCAGTCAGAAAAGAGAG GCCAGAAGGATTCTTGAGTTGACTCCCGTTCGACAGCTTGTCAGACTGAAGTGGAATCTGTATGGGAAACATTACTTCAG GTTATTGATGCTGGTGTACCTGCTGTATATTAGCATATTCACTTTGTGTTGTATAAACCGCCCCCTGAAGGACATTCCTGACAATTACACCAAAGCAGACAATGACCAGACCATAAAAGTGCAGAAAAGCTTTATG gAGAGCTATCAGACCTATAAAGATCACCTGCGATTAATAGGAGAAATTATCAGTGTCATAGGAGCCATCGTTATTCTGCTGATAGAG ATTCCCAGTATTTTGAGAGTGGGAGCTAAACGCTATTTTGGCCAGTCTGCCCTCGGAGGACCTTTCCACATCACTTT AATCGGCTACGCGATACTGGTTGTGATTTTGTGTGTGCTGCGGACCACTGGAATTGCAGAAGAGCTTGTGCCAATGTCTTGGGCCTTGATTCTTGGCTGGTCCAATGTTATGTACTTCGCTAGAGGTTTTGAGATGCTGGGACCTTATGTCATTGTGATTCAGAAG ACAATATTTGGAGATATGACAAAGTTCATGTGGTTGTCCCTTATCTTCCTTATTGGTTCCTCTTCTG CCTTGTGGGTCTATTACATAACTCAAGATCCTTCAGCTTTACCGTCATACCGCTCATTCCCCATCACCCTCTTCACTCAGTTTGAGATGAGCATTGGACTGATAGATTTGCAAGTGGACAATACATTGTACACCCATCCAGTCGTGCACACTATCCACATCTACTTCAGTGTGACCTCTTACATCCTCCTGTTCAACCTCCTGATCGCCATGATGAGCGACACACAGTGGAGGGTCACCCAGGAACGCGATGAACTCTGGAGGACTCAG GTGGTGGCCACTAATCTGATGCTTGAACGGAAGTTACCACTGCGCCTGTGGCCAAGACTGGGCATTTGTGGTCTGGCGTTTGGCCTTGGAAAACGCTGGTACCTTCG AGTGGAGGGTCGCAATGACCCATTGGTTCAAAAGATGAAACGCTACATTGATGCATTCTCAAAGAAAGGAGAACCAGATAAGGAGGAGGAAGCAGGAAAGAGTGACCCTGGAAACGATCCACAGCAGACCAATTTTATTGTGGAAAACAGGCCTAAGATCCAGAGGAGACCAATAAAATGCTGGCAGCTCATTCGGCAGAGTATAGAATGTGAAAAGGAAGAAAATGGGGATTGCCCAGATATTAGTTATGTCTAA
- the LOC113059956 gene encoding transient receptor potential cation channel subfamily V member 6-like isoform X2: MMGEDRKIWTTDTSRNSIESFWSETPPETMSPAISRTAAGEINHWWSQLKYRLQHRKGWNEMLDETFLMQNKKVNDIPLFSATKENNAASIKKLLDCSSTNIFERGELGETALHVAAMNDNFQAAVALMDGAPELINEPMTSELYHGLTALHIAAVNQNINLVRELISRGGDVVVPRVTGMYFRKRRGGLLYFGEHILAFASCVGNEEIIYMLIKAGANIRAQDSLGNTILHLLVLQPNKTTACQIFDMLMTQDADSDPAIPLDMVFQHLANHRRVIQWSLGPLSSYLYDLTEVDSREDDLSVLEIIVSSQKREARRILELTPVRQLVRLKWNLYGKHYFRLLMLVYLLYISIFTLCCINRPLKDIPDNYTKADNDQTIKVQKSFMESYQTYKDHLRLIGEIISVIGAIVILLIEIPSILRVGAKRYFGQSALGGPFHITLIGYAILVVILCVLRTTGIAEELVPMSWALILGWSNVMYFARGFEMLGPYVIVIQKTIFGDMTKFMWLSLIFLIGSSSALWVYYITQDPSALPSYRSFPITLFTQFEMSIGLIDLQVDNTLYTHPVVHTIHIYFSVTSYILLFNLLIAMMSDTQWRVTQERDELWRTQVVATNLMLERKLPLRLWPRLGICGLAFGLGKRWYLRVEGRNDPLVQKMKRYIDAFSKKGEPDKEEEAGKSDPGNDPQQTNFIVENRPKIQRRPIKCWQLIRQSIECEKEENGDCPDISYV, translated from the exons ATGATGGGCGAGGACCGAAAAATATGGACCACGGACACATCTCGCAACTCCATAGAG TCTTTTTGGTCTGAAACTCCTCCAGAAACCATGTCTCCAGCCATCTCCAGAACTGCTGCAGGGGAGATCAACCATTGGTGGAGCCAACTAAAGTACCGCCTTCAGCATAGAAAAGGATGGAACGAAATGTTGGATGAGACCTTCCTCATGCAGAACAAAAA AGTAAATGACATCCCCCTGTTTTCCGCCACTAAGGAGAATAATGCAGCTAGTATAAAGAAACTGCTTGACTGTTCATCAACTAATATCTTTGAGAGAG GTGAACTTGGAGAGACGGCTCTGCATGTTGCTGCGATGAATGATAATTTTCAAGCGGCTGTGGCATTAATGGATGGAGCACCAGAGCTTATCAACGAGCCCATGACCTCGGAACTCTACCATG GTTTAACAGCCCTTCACATTGCTGCTGTTAACCAGAATATTAACTTAGTCCGGGAGTTGATAAGCAGAGGAGGTGATGTGGTGGTACCCAGGGTCACAGGCATGTACTTCCGCAAAAGAAGAGGAGGACTTCTGTACTTTG GTGAACACATCCTGGCATTTGCGAGCTGTGTGGGTAatgaagaaattatatatatgctGATAAAAGCTGGGGCTAATATTCGGGCCCAGGATTCCCTTG GTAATACCATCCTTCATCTGTTGGTTTTGCAGCCCAATAAAACAACTGCATGTCAGATTTTCGACATGTTGATGACACAAGATGCAGATTCGGACCCCGCTATCCCTCTAGACATG GTCTTCCAGCACTTGGCTAACCACAGGCGGGTCATTCAGTGGAGTCTGGGACCATTGTCCTCCTACCTTTATGACCTCACTGAGGTTGACTCCAGGGAGGATGACCTCTCAGTGCTTGAGATCATTGTCAGCAGTCAGAAAAGAGAG GCCAGAAGGATTCTTGAGTTGACTCCCGTTCGACAGCTTGTCAGACTGAAGTGGAATCTGTATGGGAAACATTACTTCAG GTTATTGATGCTGGTGTACCTGCTGTATATTAGCATATTCACTTTGTGTTGTATAAACCGCCCCCTGAAGGACATTCCTGACAATTACACCAAAGCAGACAATGACCAGACCATAAAAGTGCAGAAAAGCTTTATG gAGAGCTATCAGACCTATAAAGATCACCTGCGATTAATAGGAGAAATTATCAGTGTCATAGGAGCCATCGTTATTCTGCTGATAGAG ATTCCCAGTATTTTGAGAGTGGGAGCTAAACGCTATTTTGGCCAGTCTGCCCTCGGAGGACCTTTCCACATCACTTT AATCGGCTACGCGATACTGGTTGTGATTTTGTGTGTGCTGCGGACCACTGGAATTGCAGAAGAGCTTGTGCCAATGTCTTGGGCCTTGATTCTTGGCTGGTCCAATGTTATGTACTTCGCTAGAGGTTTTGAGATGCTGGGACCTTATGTCATTGTGATTCAGAAG ACAATATTTGGAGATATGACAAAGTTCATGTGGTTGTCCCTTATCTTCCTTATTGGTTCCTCTTCTG CCTTGTGGGTCTATTACATAACTCAAGATCCTTCAGCTTTACCGTCATACCGCTCATTCCCCATCACCCTCTTCACTCAGTTTGAGATGAGCATTGGACTGATAGATTTGCAAGTGGACAATACATTGTACACCCATCCAGTCGTGCACACTATCCACATCTACTTCAGTGTGACCTCTTACATCCTCCTGTTCAACCTCCTGATCGCCATGATGAGCGACACACAGTGGAGGGTCACCCAGGAACGCGATGAACTCTGGAGGACTCAG GTGGTGGCCACTAATCTGATGCTTGAACGGAAGTTACCACTGCGCCTGTGGCCAAGACTGGGCATTTGTGGTCTGGCGTTTGGCCTTGGAAAACGCTGGTACCTTCG AGTGGAGGGTCGCAATGACCCATTGGTTCAAAAGATGAAACGCTACATTGATGCATTCTCAAAGAAAGGAGAACCAGATAAGGAGGAGGAAGCAGGAAAGAGTGACCCTGGAAACGATCCACAGCAGACCAATTTTATTGTGGAAAACAGGCCTAAGATCCAGAGGAGACCAATAAAATGCTGGCAGCTCATTCGGCAGAGTATAGAATGTGAAAAGGAAGAAAATGGGGATTGCCCAGATATTAGTTATGTCTAA